One segment of Panicum virgatum strain AP13 chromosome 3K, P.virgatum_v5, whole genome shotgun sequence DNA contains the following:
- the LOC120701167 gene encoding mucin-2-like, whose amino-acid sequence MANPRAEAGALGDALLGAAIAPSVPATTSTTSSPAPPLDPALPLVRAPAPRLSATPELGAAPASIPPPAITEVVDPTTSVHAVASAFTTVDSAPSTPSGLTGDAAALALLLGSASAKAMDTAADGAPLGELSTSVGAASSTPASFTCAVGEVVAAAPDSTIVGAAPASGAPAITSLAANASPDSTPPVITSAAGSAQLMAATTASVDAPSVAVVGVSPVPPAITVEDASPEISLPFDAPPATAELTVEILPPVHPSVTTETSADPPAFPHRMLPDNLIVYSRTPRRRVETTPAAEFIPAVQKRRKKTQGPVTMPRRSRRLANLPPETDRAVASTVCRKLGLTTKEGRISDECLDWYVKSYNNLLGRDDVAALSALFGWAVPTEEQFDAVTAVAVV is encoded by the coding sequence ATGGCGAACCCACGAGCTGAGGCCGGTGCTTTGGGTGACGCCCTGTTGGGCGCTGCAATTGCCCCCTCGGTTCCAGCAACTACCTCGACAACCTCGTCTCCCGCACCGCCTCTGGATCCTGCACTGCCTCTTGTGCGTGCACCTGCACCACGGTTGTCGGCGACTCCGGAGCTCGGCGCGGCGCCAGCCTCGATCCCGCCCCCTGCAATTACTGAAGTTGTTGATCCGACGACATCCGTGCATGCCGTGGCGTCCGCTTTCACCACCGTAGACTCAGCTCCTTCTACGCCGTCTGGCCTCACTGGGGATGCTGCTGCTTTGGCGCTGCTGTTGGGGTCCGCGTCTGCCAAGGCCATGGACACTGCTGCGGACGGCGCGCCCCTGGGGGAGCTCTCGACCTCCGTGGGCGCCGCTTCTTCGACGCCGGCCTCCTTCACTTGTGCCGTTGGAGAGGTTGTTGCCGCGGCGCCCGACTCGACCATCGTAGGTGCTGCCCCTGCCTCTGGGGCGCCTGCAATCACCTCCTTGGCCGCGAACGCATCTCCGGATTCTACTCCACCTGTGATCACTTCTGCTGCTGGTTCAGCCCAGTTGATGGCTGCGACCACTGCCAGCGTGGACGCACCTTCTGTGGCTGTGGTAGGCGTTTCTCCAGTTCCTCCTGCGATCACCGTTGAGGACGCGTCTCCGGAAATTTCACTACCGTTTGACGCTCCTCCGGCGACTGCAGAGCTCACTGTTGAGATCCTGCCTCCGGTCCACCCATCTGTTACGACGGAGACCTCTGCTGATCCTCCAGCATTCCCTCATCGCATGCTCCCAGACAACTTGATCGTCTACAGTCGTACTCCAAGAAGAAGAGTCGAAACCACTCCTGCTGCTGAGTTCATCCCGGCAGtccagaagagaagaaaaaagacaCAGGGGCCTGTGACCATGCCTCGACGCAGCCGCAGGTTGGCAAATTTGCCTCCTGAAACTGATCGTGCCGTGGCCTCCACGGTCTGCAGAAAGCTAGGTCTAACCACCAAGGAAGGAAGAATCTCTGATGAATGTCTCGACTGGTACGTCAAGTCCTACAACAACCTGCTGGGCCGTGATGATGTAGCTGCCCTCTCTGCACTGTTTGGCTGGGCAGTACCAACTGAAGAGCAGTTTGATGCTGTGACCGCTGTAGCAGTGGTCTGA